ACAGCCAGCGCCACAGGCCCCACCCGAGCATCGGGATCGCGAGCCACCACGTCGCGGGCGTGCCGATCAGCATCGTCGCCCGGATGCAGTCCGACGCGCCGCACGTGCCGTTGCCCGACTCGTAGTAGTAGAGCATCGGCCGCAGGCCCATCGGCCACGTCCACGGCTTCGACTCCCACGGGTGCGGGTCGTCCTTCGGCGTGACCAGGCTTTCGTGGAAGTGCAGCACGTTCATCGAGTAGTCGCCCAGCGACCGCAGCGCGGGCGGCACCCAGCTCCAGAACCCGGGGTCGATGCCCTGCAGTTCGGTGTAGTGCCGGTCGGTGCCGGACTCGCTCGCGAACCACGCCCACCAGCTCGCCACGTACATCAGCGCGGGGATGGCGAGGATGGCCCACAACGCGGGCAGCACGTCCCGGCGCAGCGTCCCGGCCCACGGCCGCGGCACCCCCGCCGCCCGGCGAGCGGCCACGTCGAACCCGACGCACAGCAGCCCGAAGAACGCCATGTAGTACAGGCCCGACCACTTGACCGCGAACGTCAGGCCGAGGCACACCCCGGCCGCGAACCGCCACCAGCGGAAGCCCAGCCGCGGCCCCCACGGCGACTCGTCCGCCCAGCCCTCGGCGACCGCCACCGCCAGCCGCCGCCGCACCTGGTCACGGTCGCACAGCAGGCACGCGAACGCGGACAGCGCGAACACGGCGATGAAGATGTCCAGCATGCCCATCCTGGCCTGCAGGAACAGCACGCCGTCGCAGATCACGAGTATCCCGGCGATGCCGCCGAGCAGCGTCGAGCGGGTCAGCCGTCGCGCGATGCGGATGGTCAGCAGCACGATGATCGTGCCCGCCACGGCCGCGCTGAAGCGCCAGCCCCAGCCGTTGTACCCGAACATCCACTCGCCGAGCGCGATCAGCTGCTTCGCCAGCGGCGGGTGCACCACCAGCTCGTAGCCCGCGTTGTCCTCGAACCCGCCGTTGCGCAGCATCTGCCACGCCTGCGGCACGTAGTGCTTCTCGTCGAAGACCGGGGTGCCCTTGTCGGTGGGGGAGCCGAGGTTCTGGAAGCGGGTGACCGCCGCGACCAGCGTCAGGACGATCGTGACCACCCAGCCGGTCGGCCGGCATCGGCCGTCCGAGCAGGGTGGCGGCACGGTCCGTCGGCGGGCGGAGGTGGTCCACCTGGTCCGGTCGCGTCAGCAGAGCGGTCACGGGGGTGATCCTAGGGACCCACGGGTGAACTCGGAGTTCCCGCGCGGCTAATAGGGTGAAGGCCATGCCACTCGTCCTCGCCGCGACCCCCCTCGGTGACTCCCGCGACGCTTCGCCGCGCCTGGTCACCGCACTGGCCGAGGCGGACGTGATCGCCGCCGAGGACACCCGGCGGCTGCGGTCGCTGGCCACCGCGCTGGACGTGACGCCGCGCGGGCGGGTGGTCAGCTTCTACGAGGACGTCGAGACGTCCCGGCTGCCGAAGCTGCTGGAGGCGCTGCGGGCCGGGGAGACGGTCGTGCTGGTCACCGACGCCGGCATGCCCAGCGTGTCCGATCCGGGGTACCGCCTGGTCGCCGCGTGCGTCGAGGAGGACCTGCCGGTCACCTGCCTGCCCGGTCCGTCGGCGGTGACGACCGCGCTGGCGCTGTCCGGGCTGCCCAGCGACCGGTTCTGCTTCGAGGGCTTCGCGCCGCGCAAGCCGGGTGAGAAGGGGCGCTGGTTCCGCGAGCTGGCGGCCGAGCCGCGGACGGTCGTGTTCTTCGAGTCGCCGCACCGGCTGGCCGCGACGCTGACCGAAGCGGCCGCCGCCCTGGGTGACGAGCGGCGGGCGGCGGTGTGCCGGGAGCTGACGAAGACGTACGAGGAGGTGCGGCGCGGGACGCTGCCCGAGCTGGCGGCCTGGGCGGCGGACGGCGTGCGCGGCGAGATCACGGTGGTGCTGGAGGGCGCCCGGCCACGGGCGGTGTCGGTGACGGACCTGGTGGCGGAGGTGTCGGCCCGCGTGGCGGCAGGCGAGCGGCTCAAGTCCGCGGCGGCCGAGGTCGCCGAGGCGACCGGGGTGTCGAAGAAGGAGCTGTACGACGCGGTGCTGGCGGCGCGGCGCGCCTGAGCAGGTGCGTCAGGCGGGGTCCTTCCGCATCGCCCAGGTGGTCGGACCGCCGTCGGGAAGGGCGACCTGCGCGGTCACCTGGAAGCCCAGCCCCTGGTAGAAGCCCACATTCGACTCCAGCGAGGTCTCCAGGTAGGCCGGGTGCCCTTCCGCGGCGGCGGCGCGCAACCCGGGCGCGAGGACCGCCCGGCCGAGGCCCTCGCCCTGACGGCCGGGCGCCACACCGACCGTGGCGAGGAACCACACGGGCCCGGTCGGCCGGTGCGGGACCATCGCCTCCTCCGCGGCCGCCGCGGCCGCCGCCCGGTCACCGGCCAGCTCGCGGAGCCGCGGGGCCAGTGCGTCCAGGTCGGGCTTGCTTGAGGTGGGCGTCGTCCACACCGCCACCGCCGCTACGTCGT
The window above is part of the Amycolatopsis thermoflava N1165 genome. Proteins encoded here:
- a CDS encoding GNAT family N-acetyltransferase codes for the protein MPAQSRPAGSAAHLIRLGTAADLDAAAATLGAAFADYPFTRHTVAAADHVARVTELQRLFLEHVGLPCGRVWVSDDVAAVAVWTTPTSSKPDLDALAPRLRELAGDRAAAAAAAEEAMVPHRPTGPVWFLATVGVAPGRQGEGLGRAVLAPGLRAAAAEGHPAYLETSLESNVGFYQGLGFQVTAQVALPDGGPTTWAMRKDPA
- the rsmI gene encoding 16S rRNA (cytidine(1402)-2'-O)-methyltransferase, whose protein sequence is MPLVLAATPLGDSRDASPRLVTALAEADVIAAEDTRRLRSLATALDVTPRGRVVSFYEDVETSRLPKLLEALRAGETVVLVTDAGMPSVSDPGYRLVAACVEEDLPVTCLPGPSAVTTALALSGLPSDRFCFEGFAPRKPGEKGRWFRELAAEPRTVVFFESPHRLAATLTEAAAALGDERRAAVCRELTKTYEEVRRGTLPELAAWAADGVRGEITVVLEGARPRAVSVTDLVAEVSARVAAGERLKSAAAEVAEATGVSKKELYDAVLAARRA